One segment of Cutaneotrichosporon cavernicola HIS019 DNA, chromosome: 4 DNA contains the following:
- a CDS encoding uncharacterized protein (L-fucose permease) encodes MPLADRSGSVLVVSAVFLGIATLFTVLRCISKFGIRKRVDTDDLVTILAWLFTAALCISIIFGATVGVGKPDALILDEWRGPLKKAVYVYPMFYNLSSMLAKTATLLLYIRMASAHPFLRYASYVVLAIVDVAGIVLVFLNIFQCRPIAAAWRNDIQGKCYDNVTLFLSSAPVNILSDIAILMLPLPIITELRMERRAKIGLVMTFMCGVFVAAVDVVRIAYLQISLREQIQIGTDHVSANTRPINFYWYTAWGLMWSAIECCVRLCCTCALVLKPLLQRIRERGRQINSHNNSPNNLSRGAVGDSGEHVHFHDATDAASPGIDFGAFKEPHSPRNLPLQAILETSPDVPDEDTMDIMAFFNAGPPAASPPGSSMSTVPPPPDPPSVTSNGHVEMNGNGNGSGLPSSFPNLHKPSSRISHVFGAPLHKQVSRISGRVSAVGALAMLSTPVRWITNDSVPSEYKDQTTQHFFDFVQMGGRKPLTELTAREAWWPVLFVSILFFLWGFSYGLLGNLTSKILQTIATAQGDGATPAPWRELTLQLSYWIGYVIGPLTVGIYVLHKHGFKATFMTGLVLYGCGCMCFWPSSVLASYGGFIVSNILIAIGLSVLEVAANPFIALAGPGELSEARLNFSQGIQAIGGLFSPILAQKGLFSKSFGRDSLFDVQWCYLAVALFVLVLTLVFFYVPLSEATDRELEEETNHRLRAAGIERGATAYWMPARWLVIGAGVFTMCVYIGQQESLSFFWNEYIAEVLPNTDSFWDLQIGHGLFAAGRFIAAGICYAGFTPRLVLNVCCLGTFITTLLAVFLPAGKGAFACVLLAMFFESPVFPTLFATALRGQGKHTKFASVALTTAIGAGALVWMPATYGIERRTREVRTSFILIAVLCGVQMIYPALLAMRPVLRRLVDPRWSRVSSRRVSADTLGSTEKHAHVEVRAASSEDSGSPDMTSATLQMPGSSAPPHGLSMPSARSTVSKVPSGRTTTPPPSRAHSPPAATNAGDDPEFLGLVGDLPEIKM; translated from the exons ATGCCCCTGGCCGACCGCTCCGGTAGCGTCCTCGTGGTCAGCGCAGTCTTCCTGGGCATCGCGACTCTGTTCACGGTCTTACGATGCATCTCAAAGTTTGGCATCAGGAAGCGCGTTGACaccgacgacctcgtcactATTCTGGCTTGG CTGTTCACGGCCGCTCTCTGTATCTCCATCATCTTCGGCGCAACTGTTGGTGTGGGTAAACCTGATGCTT TGATCCTTGACGAATGGAGGGGGCCTCTCAAGAAGGCGGTATACGTTTACCCCATGTTTTACAACCTGAGCAGCATGCTCGCCAAAACGGCGACCCTGCTGCTCTACATCCGCATGGCGAGCGCACACCCGTTTCTCCGGTACGCGAGCTATGTGGTTCTCGCGATCGTCGACGTTGCGGGTATCGTGCTTGTCTTCCTCAACATTTTC CAATGTAGGCCAATCGCGGCGGCCTGGCGTAACGACATTCAAGGCAAGTGTTACGACAATGTCACCCTCTTCCTTTCTTCCGCACCTGTCAACATTCTCTCGGACATTGCCATCCTCATGCTCCCCCTGCCGATCATCACCGAGCTCCGCATGGAAAGGAGAGCAAAGATTGGCCTGGTTATGACGTTCATGTGCGGTGTATTTGTCGCTGCGGTCGACGTCG TCCGCATTGCGTATCTTCAAATCTCGCTCAGAGAGCAAATCCAGATCGGCACCGACCACGTCAGTGCCAATACAAGACCGATCAACTTCTACTGGTACACGGCATGGGGCCTCATGTGGTCTGCGATAGAGTGCTGCGTCCGCTTGTGCTGCACATGTGCTCTTGTACTCAAGCCCCTCTTGCAGCGCATCAGAGAGAGGGGAAGGCAGATCAACTCGCACAACAACTCGCCCAACAACCTGTCGCGTGGGGCAGTTGGAGACTCGGGGGAGCACGTGCACTTTCACGACGCCACCGATGCTGCGTCTCCCGGGATCGACTTCGGAGCGTTCAAGGAACCCCATTCACCGCGCAACTTGCCACTCCAAGCCATCCTCGAAACGAGCCCAGACGTGCCGGACGAGGACACCATGGATATCATGGCGTTCTTCAACGCGGGCCCACCCGCGGCCTCTCCACCGGGTTCGTCCATGTCTACAGTGCCACCCCCTCCTGATCCGCCGTCCGTCACCTCGAACGGCCACGTCGAGATgaacggcaacggcaaTGGTAGTGGTCTACCAAGTTCGTTCCCGAATCTCCATAAGCCGTCGTCCCGGATCAGCCACGTATTCGGTGCCCCACTGCACAAGCAGGTGTCGCGTATCAGCGGCAGGGTCAGCGCGGTTGGCGCCTTAGCCATGCTCTCGACGCCTGTTCGGTGGATCACCAACGACTCGGTCCCCAGCGAGTACAAGGACCAGACGACACAGCACTTCTTCGACTTTGTCCAGATGGGCGGTCGTAAACCCCTGACGGAGTTGACTGCACGCGAGGCATGGTGGCCAGTGCTCTTCGTCTCCATCCTGTTCTTTTTGTGGGGCTTTAGCTACGGCCTGCTGGGCAACCTCACGAGTAAGATTCTCCAAACGATAGCAACTGCTCaaggcgacggcgccaCGCCTGCGCCGTGGCGAGAGCTTACACTACAACTGTCGTACTGGATCGGGTACGTCATCGGGCCATTAACCGTCGGCATCTACGTCCTCCACAAGCACGGCTTCAAGGCGACGTTCATGACTGGCCTCGTGCTGTACGGTTGCGGCTGCATGTGCTTCTGGCCGTCGTCGGTGCTGGCGAGCTACGGTGGGTTCATCGTCTCCAACATCCTCATCGCAATCGGTCTATCcgttctcgaggtcgcTGCGAACCCGTTCATTGCCCTCGCTGGGCCGGGTGAGCTGAGCGAGGCGCGTCTCAACTTTTCCCAAGGCATCCAGGCGATTGGTGGTCTGTTTTCGCCCATTCTCGCGCAGAAGGGGTTATTCAGCAAGAGCTTTGGGCGCGACTCCCTCTTTGACGTTCAATGGTGTTACCTTGCGGTGGCTTTATtcgtactcgtcctcacACTCGTCTTCTTCTACGTCCCGCTGTCCGAGGCCACGGACCGCGAACTTGAGGAGGAAACGAACCATCGTCTTCGCGCTGCCGGTATCGAACGCGGCGCAACGGCGTACTGGATGCCCGCGAGGTGGCTCGTCATTGGTGCAGGCGTATTCACAATGTGCGTGTACATCGGCCAACAGGAGTCACTATCCTTCTTCTGGAACGAGTACATTGCAGAGGTACTCCCTAACACCGACTCGTTCTGGGACCTGCAAATAGGCCACGGCCTCTTCGCCGCTGGACGCTTCATTGCTGCGGGGATCTGCTACGCTGGCTTTACACCacgcctcgtcctcaacgTCTGCTGCCTGGGGACGTTCATCACGACGCTCTTAGCCGTTTTCCTTCCGGCTGGCAAGGGCGCGTTCGCGTGCGTCTTACTCGCCATGTTTTTCGAGTCGCCGGTCTTCCCGACGCTCTTCGCGACCGCGCTACGCGGGCAAGGGAAGCACACGAAGTTCGCATCCGTGGCGCTCACAACTGCGATAGGCGCAGGTGCACTCGTGTGGATGCCAGCGACATACGGTATAGAGCGACGAACACGTGAGGTCCGCACGTCATTTATCCTCATCGCCGTCCTCTGCGGGGTACAGATGATCTACCCTGCACTGCTCGCTATGCGCCCGGTGCTACGTCGCCTTGTCGACCCGCGCTGGAGTCGTGTATCGTCTAGACGCGTATCGGCAGACACATTGGGGAGCACCGAGAAGCATGCCCACGTCGAggtgcgcgccgcgtcgtctgAAGACTCGGGCTCGCCTGACATGACCAGCGCGACACTGCAGATGCCTGGCTCATCTGCACCTCCACACGGCCTGAGCATGCCGTCCGCAAGGAGCACCGTGTCGAAAGTGCCTTCTGGAAGGACCACAACGCCTCCACCTTCACGGGCACACTCGCCACCAGCAGCCACCAACGCAGGTGACGATC
- a CDS encoding uncharacterized protein (SAC3/GANP family) codes for MSSGSAWPPALKAWVQECLSRATSSANKAAVNAELKQILFDAHRLGTLQTTDWSTMKLKALQPKEPMAVQPIHHQSYPSLSAPTNSPIKATTKKEKKNKKRKGEITDGFPSAYKFESEEEKAAKQRRLERFNNPTPPSNGNGAGLHATGTALWFPDSNGNGALSSRLATRQVGHSKFSNFGYEAEVDEVDPNVMDWDHHTIRGTSTRLEKSYLRLTSEPNPADVRPLPVLKQTLALLKKKWKENRNYAYALDQFKSVRQDLTVQRVKNEFTVEVYEIHARIALEAKDLGEYNQCQSMLRQLYELGLGGHPLEFLSYRIMYLLHTRNRSDLGVLLGQLSPEQKADPGVAHALATARALATSNYSNFFELFLHAPNMSGYILDHFVERERAQALAVMSKAYFTLPLGYLTHTLAFQSDEETDEFLAGHKAAIYVTPPRDPADPWKPLALVPLSVRVWDAKKAHAACAQGVEKYRVVDIKGQVD; via the exons ATgtcgtcggggtcggcgtGGCCACCTGCTCTCAA GGCATGGGTGCAAGAGTGCCTGTCTAGagccacctcgtcggctAACAAGGCGGCCGTCAACGCAGAACTGAAACAG ATATTATTCGATGCGCACAGGCTCGGCACTCTGCAGACGACGGACTGGTCCACCATGAAGCTGAAGGC actCCAGCCCAAAGAACCCATGGCCGTACAGCCGATTCATCATCAGTCCTACCCTTCTCTCTCAGCACCCACTAACAGTCCCATCAAAGCCACGACaaagaaggagaagaagaacaagaagcgcaaggg AGAAATAACGGACGGGTTTCCGTCAGCATACAAGTTTGAgtcggaggaggagaaggccgcTAAGCAACGTCGCTTAGAGAGGTTCAACAACCCAACACCGCCGTCGAATGGGAATGGAGCTGGCCTACATGCGACAGGTACGGCGTTGTGGTTTCCCGACAGTAACGGCAACGGGGCTCTGAGCTCGAGGCTAGCAACAAGGCAGGTAGGGCACAGCAAGTTCAGCAACTTCGGGTACGAGGCCGAAGTCGACGAAGTGGATCCC AACGTGATGGACTGGGACCACCACACGATCCGCggcacgtcgacgcgtctTGAGAAGTCGTACCTGCGCCTGACATCT GAGCCAAATCCCGCCGACGTGCGCCCGCTTCCCGTTCTAAAGCAGaccctcgcgctcctgAAGAAGAAGTGGAAGGAGAATCGGAACTACGCGTATGCGCTGGACCAGTTCAAGTCGGTACGCCAGGACTTGACAGTCCAGCGCGTCAAGAACGAGTTCACCGTTGAAGTGTATGAGATTCACGCCCGCATCGcactcgaggccaaggatCTCGGCGAGTATAACCAGTGTCAGAGCATGTTACGGCAGCTGTACGAGCTCGGGTTAGGTGGACACCCGCTCGAGTTCCTCAGCTACCGCATCATGTACTTGCTCCACACCCGGAACCGCAGCG ACCTCGGTGTCCTACTGGGCCAGCTCTCTCCAGAGCAGAAGGCTGACCCTGGAGTCGCACACGCGCTGGCCACCGCTCGAGCGCTCGCGACGTCGAACTACAGCAATTTTTTTGAGCTTTTCCTCCATGCTCCCAATATGAGTGGTTATATCTTGGACCACTTCGtggagcgcgagcgagcTCAGGCTCTGGCGGTCATGTCCAAGGC CTACTTCACTTTGCCACTTGGGTATTTGACACACACACTGGCGTTCCagagcgacgaggaaaCAGACGAGTTCTTGGCTGGCCATAAGGCAGCGATCTACGTTACCCCACCGCGCGACCCAGCCGATCCGTGGAAGCCCCTCGCCCTGGTACCGCTGTCGGTACGTGTGTGGGACGCTAAGAAGGCGCATGCTGCGTGCGCGCAAGGCGTGGAAAAGTACCGCGTTGTCGACATCAAGGGCCAGGTCGACtag
- a CDS encoding uncharacterized protein (NAD dependent epimerase/dehydratase family): MSKLTIAITGANGVIGRGVVSHALAEGHNVVAVDIAPEPHPNAGGEGYTFKSVDMMKEADFRKAIEGCDALIHLAAVYSLQNPTDPDGPLLRYVPEETVHNVNSTMSWNALQAAGEVGIERISMASSVNAIGLIFSKPRPHFDYLPLDEEHTRYPQDSYSLCKLAVEEQAAAFCRRYPKMRIGCFRPHWVIPESLAYNPEALHAAQGNWKDLWGWTSVGGTARAFLAGITAPTSTFPLGAENFFIVAPTIVQQSSSLELLRKYYPDLKCEMRREWKANEGFFDCSKAKHMLGWEERAFPWTPE, translated from the exons ATGTCCAAGCTGACAATCGCAATCACGGGCGCGAACGGTGTGATCGGCCGGGGCGTCGTGTCACACGCACTGGCTGAAGGGCACAACGTTGTGGCAGTAGACATCGCTCCCGAGCCGCACCCCAACGCTGGTGGGGAGGGGTACACTTTCAAGAGCGTGGACATGATGAAGGAGGCCGATTTCCGTAAGGCCATCGAGGGGTGTGATGCGCTCATCCACCTGGCGGCGGTGTACTCGCTGCAGAACCCCACGGATCCGGATGGGCCGCTCCTGCGATACGTGCCGGAGGAA ACTGTTCACAACGTCAATTCGACGATGAGCTGGAACGCACTCCAGGCCGCCGGTGAGGTGGGCATCGAGCGCATTTCAATGGCATCGAGCGTAAACGCTATTGGACTCA TCTTCTCGAagcctcgtcctcactTTGACTACCTCcccctcgacgaggagcacaCCCGATACCCCCAAGACTCGTACAGCCTCTGCAAGCtcgctgtcgaggagcaAGCCGCGGCCTTCTGCCGCCGCTATCCCAAGATGCGCATCGGATGCTTCCGCCCACACTGGGTTATCCCCGAGTCGCTGGCGTACAATCCTGAGGCGCTGCATGCGGCACAGGGAAACTGGAAGGATCTGTGGGGTTGGACGTCGGTGGGCGGTactgcgcgcgcgttcTTGGCCGGCATCACCGCCCCAACGAGCACTTTCCCTCTTGGCGCAGAAAATTTCTTCATCGTTGCGCCGACCATTGTGCAACAGTCCTCGAGCCTCGAGCTGTTGAGAAAGTACTATCCGGACCTGAAGTGCGAGATGAGGCGCGAGTGGAAGGCAAACGAGGGGTTCTTCGACTGCTCCAAGGCCAAGCACATGCTTGGGTGGGAAGAGCGCGCATTTCCGTGGACACCGGAGTGA